A part of Gossypium hirsutum isolate 1008001.06 chromosome A07, Gossypium_hirsutum_v2.1, whole genome shotgun sequence genomic DNA contains:
- the LOC107957211 gene encoding two-component response regulator ARR12: MRVERIINDTNDEFPIGIRVLAVDDDPTCLLLLETLLRRCKYNVTTTNQAITALKLLRQNKFDLVISDVHMPDMDGFKLLELVGLEMDLPVIMLSANGDTNVVMKGITHGACDYLLKPVRIEELNNIWQHVVRRKRFERKDRYNSDRQDKLRADSGEAVGMGSIGNNGKLKKKRKDQDEDEERDENGHHNNEDPSFRKKSRVVWSAELHSKFVAAVNQLGMKNATPKKILELMNVQKLTTQNVGSHLQKFRLYLKRISCAANQEVNIAATVRMRSPNGLGNFHTLAGSNQLHNAAFRSFPPRGVLRRLNTHAGLLIRDLPSPGTIRSGHGQSSVNSGNDQCKLQSFVSGIHNANILQGLPMSLELDQIQTNNGVSHIGELQIADSTTVFPVSSSLIDATITGFSGNPLLSVTSNSLMLEASSQQAGNSRDIVPAIGFRNGNTLSDLAPIAPASNRESNADLQREPIPINCNARELITSAPQEWNSPYQSNVTPCSMNSSIPVSGTMVQFGLCLDQNNSMDSDSIGPSSFIDNSAMEQSIIDKEGYLMLEIWGQGSHIPYNIGLLEDLWELQ, translated from the exons ATGAGAGTAGAGCGAATAATCAATGACACAAATGATGAGTTTCCCATTGGCATTCGAGTTTTAGCTGTTGATGATGATCCAACTTGTCTTTTGCTGCTCGAGACTCTGCTTCGTCGATGCAAATACAATG TTACCACAACAAATCAAGCTATTACAGCATTGAAATTGTTGAGGCAAAACAAGTTTGATTTGGTGATTAGTGATGTTCATATGCCCGACATGGATGGTTTTAAGTTACTTGAGCTTGTCGGACTCGAGATGGACTTGCCTGTCATAA TGTTGTCTGCAAATGGTGATACCAATGTTGTCATGAAAGGGATTACTCATGGAGCTTGTGATTATTTGCTGAAACCTGTTCGAATCGAAGAGTTAAACAATATATGGCAACATGTAGTCAGGAGGAAGAGGTTCGAGAGGAAAGATCGGTATAATTCCGATAGGCAAGACAAGCTTCGTGCCGATAGCGGTGAGGCTGTAGGGAtgggaagcattggtaacaatgGGAAGTTAAAGAAAAAGCGGAAAGATCAAGACGAGGACGAGGAGAGGGATGAGAATGGGCACCATAACAACGAGGATCCATCGTTTCGAAAAAAATCTCGTGTTGTTTGGTCAGCGGAGTTGCACAGTAAATTCGTTGCAGCGGTTAATCAGTTGGGCATGAAGA ATGCTACTCCTAAAAAGATCCTGGAATTGATGAATGTCCAAAAGCTTACCACACAAAATGTTGGCAGCCATCTGCAG AAATTTAGGCTTTACCTGAAAAGAATCAGCTGTGCGGCAAACCAAGAAGTGAACATTGCAGCCACTGTACGGATGAGGTCTCCGAATGGACTAGGGAATTTTCATACCTTGGCCGGATCTAATCAGCTTCATAATGCAGCCTTTAGATCTTTCCCACCTAGGGGTGTGCTTAGAAGATTGAACACACATGCTGGGCTACTTATACGCGACCTTCCATCTCCTGGAACTATTCGATCAGGTCATGGGCAAAGCTCGGTTAATTCCGGTAATGATCAGTGCAAGTTGCAATCTTTTGTTTCTGGAATCCATAATGCTAACATTCTACAAGGCCTGCCTATGTCACTAGAACTTGATCAAATACAAACAAACAATGGTGTTAGCCACATTGGAGAGCTGCAGATTGCTGATAGTACAACTGTTTTCCCCGTTTCTAGCAGTTTAATAGATGCAACAATAACCGGATTCTCCGGTAATCCACTTCTTAGTGTTACAAGCAACTCTTTGATGTTAGAAGCAAGCTCTCAGCAAGCCGGTAATTCAAGAGATATTGTTCCTGCAATAGGCTTCCGAAACGGGAATACTTTATCGGACCTTGCTCCCATAGCTCCGGCTTCTAATCGGGAATCAAATGCAGATTTACAACGTGAACCAATCCCGATCAACTGTAATGCCAGGGAATTAATCACAAGTGCTCCTCAAGAATGGAATTCCCCCTACCAATCAAATGTTACACCTTGCTCAATGAACTCTTCAATCCCTGTTAGTGGTACTATGGTTCAGTTTGGCCTGTGCTTGGACCAAAATAACTCGATGGACTCAGATTCTATCGGACCGTCGAGTTTCATCGACAACTCAGCTATGGAACAATCAATTATTGACAAGGAAGGGTACCTAATGTTGGAAATATGGGGACAGGGGAGTCACATACCTTATAACATTGGTTTATTGGAAGATCTCTGGGAATTGCAATGA
- the LOC107960518 gene encoding uncharacterized protein: MVGLALNSGGSVSLRTTFHRSCACSIQVHKDCISLPCFIRFTHHRHHLSRNFFLSIRCHNSRIWDCGIYYKKVDLELGSYCCSRPNCDFVIHVKCATSKASKFWYNVTEFENPNEFTELDKFENLIIPILQEIKVGDNVVAAKIIHSSHDQHSLTFNDEINYNKICNGCLMPIFSSFYYCSCCDFFLHKPCIKLLRKTLLWFSQNTFMLLTDGIFKCWLCEYDCSGFSYEEEYSDGLVVCLQCATTPHSFMYQTKESHYLFYDVENRSDCSACVVDVDTMKVPTYAKMATLF, encoded by the exons ATGGTCGGGTTGGCTCTTAATAGTGGTGGCTCAGTGTCATTGAGAACAACATTCCACAGGTCGTGTGCTTGCAG CATTCAAGTTCATAAGGATTGCATTTCATTGCCTTGCTTCATTAGATTTACCCATCACCGTCATCACCTTTCTCGCAACTTTTTCCTTTCCATACGTTGCCATAATTCTAGAATTTGGGACTGCGGAATCTATTATAAGAAGGTAGATCTAGAACTTGGGAGTTACTGTTGTTCTCGACCGAATTGCGATTTCGTTATCCATGTCAAGTGTGCCACTTCTAAGGCGAGCAAGTTTTGGTACAATGTAACTGAGTTTGAGAATCCAAATGAATTCACCGAACTTGATAAATTTGAGAATTTAATCATTcctattcttcaagaaatcaaagtTGGGGACAATGTTGTAGCTGCAAAGATAATACATTCTAGTCATGATCAACACAGCTTGACATTCAACGATGAGATCAATTATAATAAGATTTGTAATGGGTGTCTAATGCCcatcttttcttcattttactATTGTTCATGTTGTGATTTCTTTCTCCATAAACCATGCATTAAACTGCTGAGGAAGACTTTGCTATGGTTCTCGCAAAACACCTTCATGCTTCTCACAGACGGAATTTTTAAATGTTGGTTGTGTGAGTATGATTGTAGTGGTTTCTCTTATGAAGAAGAATATAGCGATGGCCTTGTTGTCTGCCTTCAATGTGCAACAACTCCTCACAGTTTTATGTATCAAACAAAAGAATCACATTACCTCTTCTATGATGTGGAAAATAGAAGTGATTGCAGTGCTTGTGTGGTAGACGTTGATACAATGAAAGTTCCTACATATGCAAAGATGGCTACTTTGTTTTGA